Proteins encoded within one genomic window of Humulus lupulus chromosome 1, drHumLupu1.1, whole genome shotgun sequence:
- the LOC133790249 gene encoding uncharacterized protein LOC133790249 isoform X1, producing the protein MRFHRQQMSEGNHRRYGQDREARIWVDNNLGNIKMRIPAFQGKSDPEACLEWKKKMELVFDCHNYSEVKKVKLAAIEFTDYAIVWWDQLCINRRRNGDRSIETWDDMKRVMRRRFVPAHYYQDLYLKLQGLRQGYKSVDEYYKEMEMAMITANVEADREATMAMFLNGLNREIANTIELHHYVELEDLVHMAIKVERQLKRGSTSSNPRPIPQNPSAAPWRSNYPKKEENPFTHKPKTEQKPATTTTASR; encoded by the coding sequence atgagatttcaccgtcaacagatgtcagagggtaaccataggagatATGGCcaagatagagaagctaggatctgggtagataataatttgggaaatatcaagatgagaatccccgcaTTTCAAGGGAAGAGTGATCCCGAAGCATGCCTTGAGTGGAAAAaaaagatggagttggttttcgattgtcacaactactccgaagtgaagaaggtaaaacttgctgcaattgaatttactgattatgctattgtttggtgggatcagttgtgcatcaacaggaggcgaaatggagatcgttctattgagacttgggatgatatgaagagggtgatgaggcgacgttttgtaccagctcattactatcaggatctataccttaagctgcagggtcttcgtcaaggttataagagtgttgatgagtattacaaagagatggagatggcaATGATTACAGCCAATGTGGAAGCAGATCGGGAGGCGACAATGGCAATGTTTTTGAATggattgaaccgagagattgctaatacaattgagctacaccattatgtggaattggaagatttggtgcatatggcaatcaaagttgagaggcagctcaagaggggtagtacaagttcaaatccgAGACCAATCCCACAAAATCCAAGTGCagcaccttggcggtcgaactatccaaagaaagaagaaaaccctTTTACTCACAAGCCTAAAACCGAGcaaaaaccagccaccacaaccaCAGCCTCAAGGTAA